The following are encoded together in the Candidatus Binataceae bacterium genome:
- a CDS encoding choice-of-anchor Q domain-containing protein: MTCSRILAMSALVAAFAIAGIKPGAAKTPPPPICVNVGGTSGCFSSIQAAVNAAPTETTINVSPGTYFENVTIGGGEVAILNSTISGNVAEAGSASGSAGGGIENNGGKVTLNNVTIADNTAGTGGGVDTSAGRNFKISNSIISNDTGTELDNDCAGKIDSRGFNLILDTTGCTFIGKTSTDITGMDPLLQALALNLPGTTETQALTAGSPALTKGNPATPNGKGIRCFATGQNGLVRPKGECDIGAFQLSGVI, from the coding sequence ATGACCTGCTCTCGAATTCTGGCGATGTCCGCGCTGGTGGCGGCCTTCGCAATCGCCGGGATCAAGCCAGGCGCGGCCAAGACGCCACCGCCGCCAATCTGCGTCAACGTGGGCGGTACCAGCGGTTGCTTTTCGAGCATTCAGGCGGCGGTGAACGCCGCACCGACAGAGACGACCATCAACGTCTCGCCCGGGACCTATTTCGAAAACGTGACGATTGGTGGCGGCGAAGTCGCGATTCTTAACAGCACGATCAGCGGCAACGTCGCCGAGGCGGGCAGCGCTTCAGGTTCCGCGGGCGGCGGAATCGAGAACAACGGGGGCAAAGTAACGCTCAACAATGTGACGATTGCCGACAATACGGCCGGGACCGGCGGCGGCGTCGATACCAGCGCCGGCAGGAACTTCAAGATCAGCAACTCGATTATTTCCAACGATACCGGCACCGAGCTCGATAACGATTGTGCAGGTAAGATTGATTCCAGAGGGTTTAATCTCATTCTCGACACAACCGGTTGCACCTTTATCGGCAAGACCTCGACCGACATTACCGGCATGGATCCGCTGCTTCAGGCGCTGGCGTTGAATCTACCCGGCACAACCGAAACGCAGGCCCTGACAGCCGGATCTCCGGCGCTGACCAAGGGTAATCCGGCGACGCCCAACGGCAAGGGCATCCGCTGTTTCGCTACCGGTCAAAACGGACTTGTCCGTCCAAAGGGCGAGTGTGATATCGGAGCATTCCAGCTCAGCGGCGTCATCTGA
- a CDS encoding LemA family protein, giving the protein MRIRLMPSSALWALIVLTLISLPGCGVNRLPTLDEQVKAAWSEVLNQYQRRSDLIPNLVQTVKGYAHQEQQVLTQVVEARAKATQMQLPADILSNPQAFHQFEQNQSALSGALGRLLVVTENYPNLKSNQNFLALQSQLEGTENRIAVARRDYISAVQMYNTELRTIPGRWIAAMLYPDLKLRQTFAISEQAQQAPQVNF; this is encoded by the coding sequence ATGCGAATCCGACTCATGCCGTCATCAGCGCTCTGGGCGCTCATCGTCTTGACGCTAATCAGCCTCCCCGGATGCGGCGTCAACCGCCTGCCGACCCTCGACGAGCAGGTCAAGGCCGCCTGGAGCGAGGTGCTGAATCAATATCAGCGGCGCAGCGATCTCATTCCGAACCTGGTGCAGACCGTGAAGGGCTACGCGCATCAGGAGCAGCAGGTGCTGACCCAGGTGGTCGAAGCCCGCGCCAAGGCGACGCAGATGCAACTGCCGGCCGACATCCTCTCAAACCCGCAGGCCTTTCATCAGTTCGAGCAGAACCAATCAGCGTTGAGCGGCGCGCTCGGGCGGCTGCTGGTGGTCACCGAAAATTATCCGAATCTGAAATCGAATCAGAATTTCCTCGCGCTGCAATCGCAGCTCGAAGGCACCGAGAACCGCATCGCCGTCGCGCGCCGCGATTACATCAGCGCGGTGCAGATGTACAACACCGAGTTGCGGACGATCCCCGGCCGCTGGATCGCTGCGATGCTCTACCCGGACCTCAAGCTGCGGCAAACCTTCGCGATTTCGGAGCAGGCGCAGCAGGCGCCACAGGTCAACTTCTGA
- a CDS encoding LLM class F420-dependent oxidoreductase, with protein sequence MSTFGAMMFPTDYAIQPVELAKAVEERGLDSLFFPEHTHIPTSRRSPWPGGAELPMEYSHTHDLFVALTAAAVATKRIKLGTGICLVVERDPIVLAKEVASLDVISGGRVILGIGGGWNAEEMEDHGTDFKRRWRLLRERVLAMKEIWRNEKAEFHGEFVNFEPMWSWPKPLQPGGPPILMGSEASKAFDRTVEYCDGWMPINRGGDKLKEGLQKLREAADRAGRRFEDLQLGIFGVTAKEDQARRFQDMGFSHLIFGLPPAKADKVLPMLDTYATLAAKLR encoded by the coding sequence ATGAGCACCTTCGGCGCGATGATGTTTCCGACGGACTACGCAATTCAGCCGGTCGAGCTGGCCAAAGCGGTTGAGGAGCGCGGCCTTGATTCGCTCTTTTTCCCCGAGCATACGCACATCCCCACCAGCCGGCGCTCGCCCTGGCCGGGCGGCGCGGAGCTGCCGATGGAGTATTCGCATACTCACGATCTCTTCGTCGCATTGACCGCGGCGGCCGTCGCGACCAAGCGGATCAAGCTTGGCACCGGCATCTGCCTGGTAGTCGAGCGCGATCCGATCGTCCTCGCCAAAGAGGTCGCCTCCCTCGACGTGATCTCCGGCGGCCGCGTGATCCTCGGGATCGGCGGCGGCTGGAACGCCGAGGAGATGGAAGACCACGGCACCGATTTCAAACGACGCTGGCGGCTGCTGCGCGAGCGCGTGCTGGCCATGAAAGAGATCTGGCGCAACGAAAAAGCTGAATTCCATGGGGAATTCGTCAACTTCGAGCCGATGTGGTCGTGGCCCAAACCGCTCCAGCCCGGCGGCCCGCCGATACTGATGGGCTCGGAGGCCAGCAAGGCTTTCGATCGCACGGTTGAATACTGCGACGGCTGGATGCCGATAAATCGCGGCGGCGACAAGCTCAAGGAAGGCCTGCAGAAATTGCGCGAGGCCGCTGATCGGGCCGGCCGCCGCTTTGAAGATTTGCAGCTTGGAATTTTCGGCGTGACGGCGAAAGAAGATCAGGCTCGCCGCTTCCAGGACATGGGCTTTTCGCATCTGATCTTCGGATTGCCGCCG
- a CDS encoding glutathione S-transferase: MKIYNSPVAPNPRRVRVFLAEKNLQVPLEDVDIGKGVNRQPEFLKKNPLAGVPVLELDDGTCIAESVAICRYFEGLHPEPPLMGVDAKDRAVVEMWNRRMELAILMPIADAFRQRHEFFKGRIRQLPEYAELQKQNAEDNLKWLDSELANRRYIAGDRFSIADITAMIAIDFGRVSKIAIQPEQKNLARWHAEVSARPSAKA; encoded by the coding sequence ATGAAGATCTATAATTCCCCTGTGGCGCCAAACCCGCGCCGCGTTCGCGTCTTTCTCGCCGAGAAAAATCTCCAGGTTCCGCTCGAGGACGTCGATATCGGCAAGGGCGTCAATCGCCAGCCCGAGTTCCTCAAGAAGAATCCGCTCGCCGGCGTGCCGGTGCTCGAACTCGACGACGGCACGTGCATTGCCGAGAGCGTCGCGATCTGCCGCTACTTCGAGGGCCTGCACCCAGAACCGCCGCTGATGGGCGTGGACGCCAAAGATCGCGCGGTCGTCGAGATGTGGAACCGCCGGATGGAACTGGCGATCCTGATGCCGATCGCCGACGCCTTCCGCCAGCGCCACGAATTCTTCAAGGGGCGGATTCGCCAGTTGCCGGAATACGCCGAGCTGCAGAAGCAGAACGCCGAGGACAACCTCAAGTGGCTGGATAGCGAGCTTGCCAACCGCCGCTATATCGCCGGCGACCGCTTCTCGATCGCTGACATCACCGCGATGATCGCGATCGACTTCGGCCGCGTCTCGAAAATCGCGATTCAACCCGAGCAGAAAAATCTCGCGCGCTGGCATGCCGAAGTTTCGGCTCGCCCCAGCGCGAAAGCCTAA
- a CDS encoding TPM domain-containing protein codes for MRPTMLRGWWTFALLLMLGAPLYAATPTFPQLSGRVVDDAGILTPATRNGLVEMLAAHERATGQQVVVVTLKSLEGYSIEDYGYQLGRAWGIGQKDKNTGAVLIVAPNERKVRIEVGYGLEGTLTDAASRVIIEDQILPSFRTGDFNAGVVAGTAAILTVLGGDTTAAQPRAPRPTTVENSPVGMLLLMVIFFAFMFWRSRLSRGSMARGYLGGAGPMIYRGGGFGGGSGGGFSGGGGSFGGGGASGGW; via the coding sequence ATGCGGCCGACTATGCTTCGCGGCTGGTGGACGTTCGCGCTCCTGCTGATGCTCGGCGCGCCGCTTTACGCCGCAACCCCAACGTTTCCACAACTCAGCGGCCGCGTCGTCGATGACGCCGGAATCCTCACTCCCGCCACTCGTAACGGGCTCGTCGAGATGCTGGCCGCACATGAGCGCGCCACCGGCCAGCAGGTCGTAGTCGTCACGCTCAAGTCGCTCGAGGGCTATTCGATTGAAGATTACGGCTACCAGCTCGGGCGCGCCTGGGGCATCGGTCAGAAAGACAAGAATACCGGCGCAGTGCTGATCGTCGCGCCGAACGAGCGCAAGGTCCGCATCGAGGTCGGCTACGGCCTCGAGGGTACACTCACCGACGCCGCCAGCCGCGTGATAATCGAGGATCAGATTTTGCCGAGCTTCCGCACGGGAGATTTCAACGCCGGCGTGGTCGCCGGAACCGCGGCAATCCTGACGGTGCTTGGGGGCGACACCACAGCCGCGCAGCCGCGCGCGCCGCGGCCCACGACGGTCGAGAATTCGCCTGTCGGGATGCTGCTTCTCATGGTCATCTTTTTCGCCTTTATGTTTTGGCGCAGCCGCCTCAGCCGCGGCTCGATGGCGCGCGGTTACCTCGGCGGGGCCGGGCCGATGATCTATCGCGGCGGAGGCTTCGGCGGCGGAAGCGGTGGAGGATTCTCGGGTGGCGGCGGTTCGTTCGGCGGCGGCGGCGCGTCGGGCGGCTGGTGA
- a CDS encoding LLM class flavin-dependent oxidoreductase, protein MPSVEFGATIPGSKGISEYAQQAESMGFDYLCSGEHMMFHGPVGNSLIALSIAAGATKKIKLMSTVVLLPLYRPMVIAKLTSVLDVASDGRYHMGIGIGGEFPKEFEACGVPVNQRGSRSNEALEVITKLWTEKNVTFEGRYSKFSGVTIQPAPVQKPHPPIWVAGRKEPAMRRAARYAQGWIPYMYTPEMLHESLDKIRQFGMEAGRDMSNFRPGLFIFASVYPDREKAKEQAAKALGGTYAQDFSKIAGRYTLYGNPDDCRKRLQEYVDAGARTVLISWACRHEDIAQNMKLVAEEITPAFR, encoded by the coding sequence GTGCCGTCAGTAGAATTTGGCGCAACCATTCCGGGCTCCAAGGGAATCTCCGAATACGCCCAGCAGGCCGAGAGCATGGGCTTCGACTATCTGTGCTCTGGGGAACATATGATGTTCCACGGGCCGGTGGGTAATTCGCTCATCGCGCTTTCGATCGCCGCGGGCGCCACCAAGAAGATCAAACTGATGAGCACGGTGGTGCTGCTGCCGCTCTATCGGCCGATGGTGATCGCCAAGCTGACCTCGGTGCTCGACGTCGCGTCGGACGGCCGCTATCACATGGGGATCGGCATCGGCGGCGAATTTCCCAAGGAGTTCGAGGCCTGCGGCGTGCCGGTGAACCAGCGCGGCTCGCGCTCGAACGAAGCGCTCGAAGTGATCACCAAGCTGTGGACCGAAAAGAACGTGACGTTCGAGGGACGCTACTCGAAGTTTTCGGGCGTCACAATCCAGCCGGCGCCGGTCCAGAAGCCTCATCCTCCCATCTGGGTCGCGGGGCGCAAGGAGCCCGCGATGCGCCGCGCGGCGCGCTACGCGCAGGGCTGGATTCCCTACATGTACACGCCCGAGATGCTGCACGAGAGCCTCGATAAAATCCGGCAGTTCGGGATGGAGGCGGGCCGCGACATGAGCAACTTTCGGCCGGGCCTGTTCATCTTCGCGTCGGTCTATCCGGATCGCGAAAAGGCCAAGGAGCAGGCCGCCAAGGCGCTCGGCGGCACCTATGCGCAGGACTTCTCGAAGATCGCCGGCCGCTACACGCTGTACGGCAATCCCGACGACTGCCGCAAGCGGCTGCAGGAATATGTCGACGCGGGCGCGCGCACCGTGCTGATTAGCTGGGCCTGCCGCCACGAGGATATCGCGCAGAACATGAAGCTGGTCGCCGAGGAGATTACGCCGGCCTTCAGATAG